The following proteins come from a genomic window of Nitrospirota bacterium:
- a CDS encoding peptidoglycan DD-metalloendopeptidase family protein, translating to MKYRIAVFVSILLIILTAPTEDVFATGDRDRLKKLRDRIHKEKEKIGKVVKQEHSILSSIEAIDKRLKEKDSELRSYNKKLLQAQRNIEDTNRRLNILEERLQEGKSKLIERLRTLYKQGKTGYYKAIFTSNDYPTILRNYKYMKILTDEDNRMLNRYRTDIEELNASKLMLERYKSDVLIYRNRLKKKKGEIKEERDKKELLLASIRSERSSSERLIKELEEASSRLERLLKESARKKDITPHYGKGFVSLKGKLLWPVDGKVVGFFGTQRDPEFNTKIFKQGIEIKAPSGNDIKAVAEGKVMYADWLKGYGMVIILSHGGGYYSVYAHASETYARVGEIITGNKVIGKIGDTGSLKGAGLYFEIRHNGEPLDPLVWLRKRQ from the coding sequence ATGAAATACAGAATTGCCGTATTCGTCTCTATTCTACTGATTATATTGACGGCTCCGACTGAGGATGTTTTTGCTACAGGAGATAGGGATAGATTAAAAAAACTCAGAGACCGCATTCACAAAGAAAAGGAGAAGATAGGAAAGGTCGTAAAACAGGAACACTCCATCCTTTCAAGCATCGAAGCTATAGATAAGCGATTGAAAGAAAAAGATAGTGAGCTGAGGTCTTATAATAAAAAACTCTTACAGGCACAGAGAAATATAGAGGATACGAACAGAAGATTGAATATACTTGAAGAGCGGCTACAGGAAGGAAAATCAAAGCTCATAGAGAGGTTAAGGACATTATATAAACAAGGGAAGACAGGTTATTACAAAGCGATATTTACATCTAATGATTACCCCACCATTCTCAGAAATTACAAGTATATGAAGATACTCACAGATGAAGACAACAGGATGTTGAACCGTTACAGAACAGATATAGAAGAGTTAAATGCATCGAAACTCATGCTTGAAAGATATAAGTCTGATGTTCTGATTTACAGGAATCGTCTCAAAAAGAAAAAGGGAGAGATAAAAGAGGAAAGGGATAAAAAAGAATTGTTACTTGCGAGTATTCGTAGTGAGCGGTCTTCTTCTGAAAGACTGATAAAAGAACTCGAGGAGGCTTCCTCACGTCTTGAGAGATTACTAAAGGAATCTGCACGCAAAAAGGATATAACTCCTCACTATGGTAAAGGTTTTGTGTCGCTTAAAGGTAAACTCCTGTGGCCAGTTGATGGTAAAGTCGTTGGATTCTTTGGAACTCAGCGAGACCCTGAATTTAATACAAAGATTTTTAAGCAAGGCATCGAGATTAAGGCGCCATCAGGTAATGACATAAAGGCTGTTGCAGAAGGTAAGGTTATGTATGCTGATTGGCTCAAAGGCTATGGTATGGTAATAATATTGAGCCATGGTGGAGGTTATTATAGCGTATATGCCCATGCATCTGAGACATATGCCAGAGTGGGAGAAATTATTACAGGGAATAAGGTCATAGGCAAAATAGGAGATACCGGCTCTCTAAAAGGGGCAGGGTTATATTTTGAGATCAGACACAATGGTGAACCACTTGACCCATTGGTATGGCTAAGAAAAAGACAATAG
- a CDS encoding S41 family peptidase codes for MKPKITRSTIKFILIITIVAVLGITVGRWSVGGTTDVSDYEVLKTFSEALSLVQKNYVEEIKTKELVYGAIKGMLNSLDPHSSFMTPQAYKEIQIDTKGEFGGIGIQIGVKDGVITVIAPIEGTPAERAGIKSGDKIIKIDGVFTKDISLYDAVKKMRGAKGTTVTITIMREGELQPKDYTIVRDIIKVQSVKSHMIGDGIGYIKLIQFQERTDVDLRNTIKKLEKEGISSLILDLRNNPGGLLNSAVDVAQEFLPSGKLVVSIKGRTGEKNDYHTDNKGIYLNVPMVVLVNEGSASASEIVAGAFQDWKRAIILGNQTFGKGSVQTILPLNDGSAIRLTTAKYYTPNGKSIQNTGITPDIVVAMKPKGVKIHPIVKERDLERHLKNEQIKEELKPEITEEVIPINEKDDIQLQRAIDLLKSWKILKGITTP; via the coding sequence ATGAAACCCAAAATAACAAGAAGCACGATTAAGTTTATTTTAATAATAACTATCGTTGCCGTGCTTGGCATAACGGTCGGACGATGGTCGGTTGGTGGAACAACAGATGTCAGTGACTATGAAGTGCTCAAGACATTTTCAGAAGCATTATCACTGGTACAGAAAAATTATGTTGAAGAAATAAAAACAAAAGAATTGGTTTATGGTGCCATAAAGGGTATGTTAAACTCCCTCGACCCACATTCTTCATTTATGACCCCTCAGGCATATAAAGAGATACAGATTGATACAAAAGGGGAATTCGGGGGGATTGGTATCCAGATCGGTGTTAAGGATGGTGTTATTACAGTAATAGCTCCTATCGAAGGAACACCCGCAGAGAGAGCGGGTATAAAATCAGGTGATAAGATAATTAAGATAGATGGTGTTTTTACAAAGGATATATCGCTGTATGATGCCGTGAAAAAGATGAGGGGTGCCAAAGGAACAACAGTCACCATAACAATTATGAGAGAAGGAGAACTTCAACCCAAGGATTATACTATTGTGCGGGATATCATAAAGGTCCAGAGTGTTAAATCACACATGATTGGTGACGGGATAGGGTATATAAAATTGATACAATTTCAGGAAAGAACAGATGTAGATCTTCGTAATACGATAAAAAAACTTGAAAAGGAAGGTATTTCTTCCCTGATACTTGACCTTAGAAATAATCCTGGAGGGCTGCTTAATTCAGCGGTAGATGTCGCTCAAGAGTTCCTGCCTTCAGGTAAACTTGTTGTATCTATAAAGGGAAGAACAGGAGAAAAGAATGACTACCACACAGACAACAAAGGTATCTACTTAAATGTCCCTATGGTTGTGCTTGTAAATGAAGGTAGTGCAAGTGCCTCAGAGATTGTGGCTGGTGCTTTTCAGGATTGGAAGAGGGCTATTATTCTCGGCAACCAGACATTCGGGAAAGGCTCTGTTCAGACAATACTGCCACTTAACGATGGCTCAGCAATAAGGCTAACCACTGCAAAATACTATACACCCAATGGAAAATCTATACAGAACACAGGTATAACACCTGATATTGTCGTTGCCATGAAACCAAAAGGCGTAAAAATACATCCTATCGTAAAGGAAAGGGATCTTGAACGTCATTTAAAGAATGAACAAATAAAAGAAGAATTAAAACCCGAGATAACAGAAGAGGTTATTCCTATAAATGAAAAAGATGATATCCAGCTTCAGAGGGCGATAGACCTCCTCAAGTCGTGGAAGATACTTAAAGGTATCACTACTCCTTAG
- a CDS encoding valine--tRNA ligase, with the protein MKELSKFYNPKDVEKKWYDFWLERNYFHASTDSSRPPYCIVIPPPNITGSLHMGHALNTILQDTLIRWKRMSGYNTLWLPGVDHAGIATQNVVERQLSEEGTNRQSLGRDRFIERIWKWKEDSGRTIINQLKALGASCDWERERFTMDEGLSRAVKEVFVRLYREGLIYKGNYIINWCPRCRTALSDLEVEHESTKGKLYFIKYPATKGKGSITVATTRPETMLGDTAVAVHPDDNRYKKYIGKILTLPLVGREIPVIAERAVDPDFGTGAVKVTPAHDPDDFEIGLRHRLPQVTVIGNDGRMTPEAGRRYAGLDRYQCRHAVIDDLTTGGYLVKSQDYIHAVGHCYRCKTVVEPLISEQWFIRMKPLSEPAIEAVKSGKIRIIPAQWENTYFDWMKNIKDWCISRQIWWGHRIPAWYCKEMRNAECGMQNGIVVAIDIPEECPYCGSRELIQDEDVLDTWFSSSLWPFSTLGWPDETPELKTFYPTDVLVTGFDILFFWVARMIIMGLKFMGEIPFKDVYIHALIRDAEGQKMSKSKGNVIDPIQMISKYGTDAFRFTLVSLSSQGRDIRLSEERIEGYRHFVNKLWNAARFVLMNIDAVGSFEAVNSQKFSTPNSQLSTLNLPDRWILSRLQRIVGEVNRFLEEYRFNEAAGTVYQFVWHEFCDWYLEMIKGTLPQIHLISVFDSILRLLHPFMPFVSEEIWQKLPHTSSRESPWGAPSITIAEFPRQDTSQIDIDAEAKMTTTIEAISAIRNIRGEMNIPPSSYIKAFINVKDEQAINVLNSNLHYVQRLSKTKEVKIGKGIIKPKMAATTITPSMEIFVPLEGVLDFSAERRRLEKEMDKIDKEVSFLSRKLTDEDFITKAPKEVVEKDRNRYHGLQERLNRIGESLRRLDEIER; encoded by the coding sequence GTGAAAGAACTCAGCAAATTTTATAATCCAAAAGATGTAGAGAAAAAGTGGTATGATTTCTGGCTTGAGAGGAATTATTTTCATGCAAGTACAGATAGTTCCCGTCCTCCTTATTGTATTGTAATCCCTCCACCAAACATAACAGGTTCCCTTCACATGGGACATGCCCTTAATACCATACTTCAGGATACACTTATCAGGTGGAAAAGAATGTCTGGATACAATACGCTCTGGCTTCCCGGTGTTGACCATGCAGGTATTGCTACGCAGAATGTTGTAGAAAGACAGCTTTCAGAAGAAGGGACAAATCGTCAATCGCTGGGAAGAGATAGGTTCATCGAGAGGATATGGAAGTGGAAGGAAGACTCGGGTAGAACGATTATCAATCAGTTAAAGGCTCTCGGTGCTTCATGTGACTGGGAGAGAGAGAGATTTACAATGGATGAAGGTCTCTCAAGGGCAGTAAAAGAGGTATTTGTAAGGCTTTACAGGGAGGGCCTTATTTATAAGGGTAATTACATTATAAACTGGTGTCCAAGATGTCGCACAGCCCTTTCAGATTTAGAGGTAGAGCATGAATCTACTAAAGGAAAACTCTATTTTATTAAGTATCCAGCCACAAAGGGTAAAGGTTCCATAACAGTAGCAACAACAAGACCTGAGACGATGCTTGGAGATACAGCGGTTGCAGTTCATCCCGATGACAACCGCTATAAGAAATATATCGGAAAGATACTAACTCTACCACTTGTCGGAAGAGAAATACCTGTGATAGCCGAGAGGGCTGTTGACCCTGATTTTGGAACAGGTGCCGTAAAGGTTACCCCTGCACATGACCCAGATGACTTTGAAATTGGATTGAGACACAGGCTTCCTCAGGTCACCGTTATCGGGAATGATGGTAGAATGACTCCAGAAGCAGGCAGAAGATATGCAGGGCTTGACCGCTATCAGTGTCGTCATGCTGTCATAGACGATCTTACAACAGGAGGATATTTAGTAAAATCCCAGGACTATATCCATGCTGTAGGACACTGTTATAGATGTAAGACAGTGGTGGAGCCATTGATTTCAGAACAGTGGTTTATTCGTATGAAACCACTATCTGAACCAGCTATAGAGGCAGTCAAGAGTGGCAAGATACGCATCATCCCCGCTCAGTGGGAAAACACATATTTTGATTGGATGAAGAACATAAAGGACTGGTGTATATCCCGACAGATATGGTGGGGACACAGAATACCTGCATGGTATTGTAAAGAAATGCGGAATGCTGAATGCGGAATGCAGAATGGAATTGTTGTGGCAATTGACATCCCAGAGGAATGCCCTTACTGTGGTTCCAGAGAATTGATTCAAGACGAGGATGTCCTTGACACCTGGTTTTCCTCATCTCTCTGGCCATTTTCTACACTTGGATGGCCAGATGAAACACCTGAACTGAAGACCTTTTACCCTACTGATGTTCTGGTGACCGGTTTTGACATCCTCTTCTTCTGGGTTGCAAGGATGATTATAATGGGTTTGAAATTCATGGGGGAAATACCATTTAAGGATGTTTATATCCATGCACTGATAAGGGATGCAGAAGGGCAGAAGATGAGCAAGTCTAAGGGTAATGTGATTGACCCAATTCAGATGATAAGTAAATACGGAACCGATGCCTTCCGTTTCACACTTGTTTCGCTTTCATCTCAGGGAAGAGATATAAGACTTTCAGAGGAAAGGATTGAAGGTTACAGGCATTTTGTAAACAAGCTCTGGAATGCAGCAAGATTTGTTTTGATGAACATAGATGCAGTCGGCAGTTTTGAGGCAGTCAACAGTCAAAAATTCTCAACTCCCAACTCTCAACTCTCAACTCTTAACTTACCAGATCGGTGGATATTGAGCAGACTGCAGAGGATAGTCGGCGAAGTAAACAGGTTCCTTGAGGAATATAGATTTAATGAGGCAGCCGGGACAGTATATCAGTTTGTATGGCATGAGTTCTGTGACTGGTATTTAGAGATGATAAAGGGGACCCTCCCCCAAATCCATCTTATCAGCGTATTTGATTCCATATTAAGACTGCTACATCCATTTATGCCTTTTGTCTCAGAGGAAATATGGCAGAAGCTACCCCACACATCCAGCCGTGAGTCCCCATGGGGTGCCCCAAGTATCACCATTGCCGAATTTCCCCGTCAGGATACATCACAGATAGATATAGACGCAGAGGCTAAAATGACAACAACAATAGAGGCTATATCAGCCATCAGAAATATAAGGGGTGAAATGAATATACCGCCATCTTCTTATATAAAGGCGTTTATAAATGTCAAGGATGAACAAGCCATCAATGTGCTCAATTCTAATCTCCATTATGTGCAGAGGCTTTCTAAAACAAAAGAGGTAAAGATTGGTAAAGGGATTATTAAACCAAAGATGGCTGCAACCACGATAACCCCATCTATGGAGATATTTGTTCCGTTAGAAGGGGTGCTTGACTTTTCTGCAGAGAGAAGGAGGCTTGAGAAGGAAATGGACAAGATTGATAAAGAGGTATCATTCTTATCAAGGAAACTGACAGACGAAGACTTTATAACAAAGGCACCGAAGGAGGTGGTAGAAAAAGACAGGAACAGATACCATGGTCTGCAGGAAAGATTAAATAGAATTGGTGAATCTCTTAGGAGATTGGATGAGATAGAAAGATAG
- a CDS encoding response regulator has translation MTIKLLLIDDSITIHRVVKQILGEDRFTVISVDNSEEGARLIRTEKPDIILCDVSMEGIDGYKICEIVRSDHELKDVPVILLAEVFEPLDTERVSAVNASGHIIKPFEPEELINKIESFIGCYKQDLKAKTGTAVYDIEETKGTEALENAVRKILDETMKDTIEKTIKEMLQTSLLPLLKDSIDKVLWEVLPDTAEMLISKEIERLRAGE, from the coding sequence ATGACGATAAAACTTCTTCTCATAGACGACAGTATTACCATACACAGGGTGGTTAAACAAATTTTAGGAGAAGACAGATTTACCGTAATATCAGTGGATAATAGCGAAGAAGGGGCCCGTTTGATAAGGACAGAAAAACCAGATATCATACTATGCGATGTTTCTATGGAAGGTATAGATGGTTATAAGATTTGTGAGATTGTAAGGTCAGACCATGAATTAAAAGATGTGCCTGTCATTTTACTTGCTGAGGTATTTGAACCACTCGACACAGAAAGGGTATCAGCAGTCAATGCAAGTGGACATATTATTAAACCTTTTGAACCAGAAGAATTAATAAACAAAATCGAATCATTCATCGGGTGCTACAAACAGGATTTAAAGGCTAAAACAGGAACAGCCGTCTACGATATAGAGGAAACAAAAGGTACAGAGGCTTTAGAGAATGCTGTTAGGAAGATTTTAGATGAAACCATGAAAGATACTATAGAGAAAACCATTAAAGAAATGCTTCAGACCTCTCTGCTTCCACTGCTCAAAGACTCCATTGACAAAGTATTATGGGAGGTTTTACCAGATACAGCAGAGATGCTCATTTCTAAAGAGATAGAACGGCTGAGGGCTGGCGAGTAG
- a CDS encoding ribonuclease J, which produces MHSEHIPCPPLSIIPLGGVGEIGLNSTVIEYGNDIILIDVGLMFPEEEMLGVDIVIPDFSYLIENREKFRGIVLTHGHEDHIGALPHLLSELNVPVYGTPLTLGLATERLKEYGLHSKVELIPVKPREVIQLGVFSIEFVRVTHSIVDGVGLGITTPVGLVVHTGDFKLDPTPVDGELMDFHRFAEYGNRGTLVMLSDSTYAEKGGYTFSEKEVRRAFEDIFVNAKKRIIVATFASNIHRIQQVIDVATMFGRKVVLSGKSMVDNARIALELGYLKIPADTWLKMDDIKKLPDDSVVIITTGSQGEPMSVLSRMAVDEYKSVKIKEGDTVIISAKMIPGNERSITRVIDHLFKRGANVIYEKVSEIHVSGHASKEELKLMLNMIRPRYFIPVHGEYRHLVYHARLAEKVGIPKENIFILEDGSVVEFSHGGAWRAGKVTAGRVFIDGKGVGDVGEVVIRDRMRLAHDGVVIVIIGIEKLTGKVLSGPDIVSRGFIFEDASQEILAEVKELVNDTLLPMGQEIRSDWSIVQATVRNILRKYILKKMDRKPMILPIIIEI; this is translated from the coding sequence ATGCACAGCGAACACATTCCCTGCCCTCCACTTTCTATCATTCCATTAGGGGGCGTTGGTGAAATAGGGCTTAACTCCACCGTCATCGAGTATGGCAATGATATAATTCTTATAGATGTCGGCTTGATGTTTCCAGAAGAAGAGATGCTCGGTGTAGACATCGTTATCCCTGATTTCAGTTATTTAATAGAAAACAGGGAAAAATTCCGGGGCATCGTCCTTACACATGGTCATGAAGATCATATAGGTGCGCTTCCGCATCTTCTTTCCGAGTTAAATGTACCAGTATATGGTACACCTTTAACCCTTGGACTCGCAACAGAACGTCTTAAGGAGTACGGACTTCATAGCAAGGTAGAGCTTATACCTGTAAAACCAAGAGAAGTAATACAGTTAGGAGTATTCAGCATAGAGTTTGTGCGGGTTACTCACAGTATTGTTGATGGTGTAGGACTTGGAATAACAACACCAGTAGGATTAGTTGTGCATACAGGGGATTTCAAGCTCGATCCAACACCGGTTGATGGAGAGCTAATGGATTTCCATAGATTTGCTGAGTATGGTAATAGAGGAACACTTGTTATGCTTTCAGACAGCACCTATGCAGAGAAAGGTGGCTATACCTTTTCAGAAAAAGAAGTCCGCAGGGCATTTGAAGATATCTTTGTAAATGCAAAAAAAAGGATAATCGTTGCGACCTTTGCCTCCAATATACACCGCATCCAGCAGGTTATAGATGTCGCAACCATGTTTGGCAGAAAGGTTGTTCTGAGTGGTAAGAGCATGGTGGATAATGCCAGGATTGCTCTCGAACTTGGCTATTTAAAGATACCAGCAGATACATGGCTCAAAATGGATGACATAAAGAAACTCCCGGATGACAGCGTTGTCATCATTACAACTGGAAGTCAAGGAGAACCTATGTCTGTGCTTTCAAGGATGGCGGTTGACGAATATAAATCTGTAAAGATAAAAGAAGGTGATACAGTTATAATATCAGCAAAGATGATCCCTGGTAACGAGAGGTCTATAACAAGGGTCATAGACCACCTTTTTAAAAGAGGTGCAAATGTCATTTATGAGAAAGTCTCTGAAATACATGTTTCAGGACATGCAAGCAAAGAAGAGCTGAAGCTGATGCTGAATATGATAAGACCAAGATATTTCATCCCTGTGCATGGAGAATACAGACACCTCGTTTATCATGCAAGACTTGCAGAGAAAGTCGGGATTCCAAAGGAAAATATCTTCATACTCGAAGATGGTAGTGTGGTTGAGTTTTCTCATGGTGGGGCATGGAGGGCAGGAAAGGTAACTGCTGGAAGGGTATTCATTGATGGAAAGGGTGTCGGTGATGTTGGTGAGGTCGTGATAAGGGATCGTATGAGACTTGCACACGATGGTGTGGTTATTGTCATCATAGGTATAGAAAAGCTAACAGGTAAAGTTCTCTCAGGCCCTGATATTGTCTCAAGGGGATTCATCTTTGAAGACGCATCACAGGAGATACTCGCCGAAGTGAAGGAACTGGTAAATGATACTCTGCTTCCGATGGGGCAGGAGATAAGGTCAGACTGGTCTATAGTTCAGGCTACAGTGAGAAATATCCTGAGGAAATACATCTTAAAAAAGATGGACCGAAAACCGATGATACTACCGATAATAATAGAGATATAA
- the argF gene encoding ornithine carbamoyltransferase — MRKDLLTIGEVNTDDIEKILEKGLCYKKEKEQGKTSCPLIGKSLGMLFEKASTRTRVSFEVAMYQLGGQAIFLTPLETQLGRGESIADTAKVLSRYLDGMVVRTFSQKTLEEFAECSSIPVINGLTDMHHPCQGLSDLFTIKEKKGGFRGIRLAYLGDGNNVAHSLIEGSSKVGMDIVLACPKGYEPNKEIVDKAMNDAKKNGCRIEVLNDPVEAVEDVDVLYTDVWTSMGQESEKKQRIDTFKDYQINQQIVNRAKKDVMVMHCLPAYRGKEITAEVIDGPNSVVFEQAENRLYVEKAILDIYLGSSLKG; from the coding sequence ATGAGAAAAGACCTGCTTACCATCGGTGAAGTAAACACCGATGATATAGAAAAAATACTCGAGAAGGGGTTATGTTATAAAAAGGAAAAGGAGCAGGGTAAAACCTCCTGCCCTCTTATAGGGAAAAGTCTCGGCATGCTCTTTGAGAAGGCATCTACAAGGACAAGGGTCTCATTCGAGGTAGCGATGTATCAACTCGGTGGACAGGCAATATTCCTTACACCCTTAGAGACACAGCTTGGCAGAGGAGAAAGTATAGCAGATACCGCAAAGGTACTATCAAGGTATCTCGATGGTATGGTTGTGAGGACATTTTCACAGAAGACACTTGAAGAGTTTGCAGAGTGTTCATCCATCCCTGTAATAAATGGACTTACAGATATGCATCATCCCTGTCAGGGACTTTCAGACCTCTTCACCATAAAAGAAAAAAAAGGTGGATTCAGGGGTATAAGGTTAGCCTATCTTGGTGATGGAAACAATGTTGCACACTCTTTAATAGAAGGATCTTCCAAGGTAGGTATGGATATTGTACTGGCGTGTCCTAAAGGGTATGAACCTAACAAAGAGATCGTTGATAAGGCGATGAACGATGCAAAAAAGAATGGATGCAGGATAGAGGTGCTCAATGACCCCGTTGAGGCTGTAGAAGATGTGGATGTCCTTTATACAGATGTCTGGACGAGCATGGGGCAGGAATCTGAAAAAAAACAGAGGATAGATACCTTTAAAGATTACCAGATTAATCAGCAGATTGTCAACAGAGCAAAGAAGGATGTTATGGTAATGCACTGTCTGCCGGCATACAGAGGCAAGGAGATAACCGCTGAAGTGATCGATGGTCCAAACTCTGTTGTTTTTGAACAGGCAGAAAATCGTCTTTATGTTGAAAAGGCAATTCTGGATATATACCTCGGTTCCTCTTTGAAAGGCTGA
- a CDS encoding acetylornithine transaminase → MHTQKLIDDSKKYIMNTYNRFPIVLIKGRGMKVYDSDGKEYLDFVGGIAVDNLGHCHPKVAVAIQKQAQRLLHVSNLYYTEPQIRLSRLLVENSFADQVFFSNSGAEANEAAIKLARKYSREHYGEGRFEIITMYGSFHGRTLATLSATGQERFQKGFEPLLPGFKYVPYNDIDAIKDAITDDVCAIMVEPIQGESGVKVPSEGYLKKLKEICREKGILLILDEVQTGMGRTGALFAYEQEDMEPDIMTLAKGLGNGLAIGATLARKEMAKVFTPGSHASTFGGNPLACAGASIALEVTIEDGFILDNCRRMGEYFKKGLMELKQEYHIITDVRGRGLLLGMELITEGSKIVNACMGKGVLINCTNGNVLRFMPPLIVTEKEIDIVLNVLDDVFHAGIYV, encoded by the coding sequence ATGCACACCCAGAAATTGATTGATGATTCAAAGAAATACATTATGAATACCTACAACCGATTCCCCATTGTGCTGATAAAGGGAAGGGGAATGAAGGTCTATGACTCCGATGGCAAGGAATATCTTGATTTTGTGGGAGGAATTGCGGTTGATAATCTCGGTCACTGTCATCCAAAGGTAGCGGTCGCTATCCAGAAACAGGCACAGAGACTCCTGCATGTATCAAACCTCTATTACACAGAACCCCAGATAAGACTCTCAAGACTACTCGTAGAGAATTCCTTTGCAGACCAGGTCTTTTTCTCAAATAGCGGTGCAGAGGCAAACGAGGCAGCAATTAAACTTGCAAGAAAATACTCCAGGGAACATTACGGTGAAGGAAGATTCGAGATAATAACAATGTATGGTTCATTTCACGGAAGGACACTTGCAACCCTTTCTGCTACAGGACAGGAGAGATTCCAGAAGGGATTCGAACCTCTTCTGCCAGGCTTTAAATATGTTCCATACAACGACATCGATGCGATCAAGGATGCAATTACAGATGATGTATGTGCCATAATGGTCGAGCCTATTCAGGGTGAAAGTGGCGTTAAAGTCCCATCTGAAGGCTATCTCAAGAAGTTAAAGGAGATATGTAGAGAAAAGGGCATACTTCTTATACTTGATGAGGTCCAAACAGGAATGGGCAGAACAGGAGCCCTCTTTGCCTACGAACAGGAAGATATGGAACCAGATATAATGACCCTTGCCAAGGGACTCGGCAATGGTCTTGCTATAGGTGCAACGCTCGCTCGAAAAGAGATGGCAAAGGTCTTTACACCGGGCTCGCATGCATCTACTTTTGGAGGAAATCCACTCGCATGTGCCGGGGCATCTATCGCACTCGAAGTAACAATAGAGGATGGGTTTATCCTCGATAACTGTAGAAGGATGGGGGAATACTTCAAGAAGGGACTAATGGAATTAAAGCAGGAGTATCACATAATCACAGATGTCAGGGGAAGGGGACTCCTTTTGGGAATGGAGCTCATCACAGAGGGTAGCAAGATTGTTAATGCATGTATGGGAAAGGGTGTGTTGATAAACTGTACAAACGGAAATGTCCTGAGGTTCATGCCTCCTCTCATAGTTACGGAGAAGGAAATAGATATAGTACTTAATGTGCTGGATGATGTATTTCATGCGGGAATTTATGTATGA
- a CDS encoding 50S ribosomal protein L27, whose protein sequence is AVKSGCILVRQRGTKFHPGVNVGKGSDDTLYARIDGIVRFEYKSRDKTQVSVYAVA, encoded by the coding sequence GCCGTCAAGTCAGGTTGCATACTTGTAAGACAGAGGGGGACTAAATTCCATCCTGGTGTAAATGTTGGTAAGGGTAGTGATGATACGCTGTATGCGAGGATAGACGGTATAGTAAGGTTTGAGTATAAAAGCAGAGACAAGACGCAGGTCAGCGTTTACGCAGTGGCATAG
- a CDS encoding bL21 family ribosomal protein, translating into MFAIIETGGKQYKVATGDTLKTEKIPAKVGETIELPSVLMVS; encoded by the coding sequence ATGTTTGCTATAATTGAGACTGGTGGTAAACAGTATAAGGTAGCGACTGGAGATACCCTGAAGACAGAAAAGATTCCAGCAAAGGTCGGAGAGACGATAGAACTACCATCTGTGCTTATGGTGTCAGA